DNA sequence from the Streptomyces tsukubensis genome:
TTCGGGGAGCTGTTGAGACACCACCGCGAGCGGGCGAACCTCTCACAGGAGCAGCTCGCGGCCCGGATTCCGTGCGACCGGTCGCTGGTCACGAGGGTGGAGGCGGGTACGCGGGTGCCTCAACTGCCGTTCGTCACCCGCTGCGACGAGCTGTTGGGTGCGGACGGGATGCTGGTGTCCCTCTGGTCGCGGGTGAACTGGTATCCCCAGGTGGACCATCCGGACTGGTTTCGTCGGCGGGCCGAGATGGACGCCCAGGCCGAGGCCGTACACGTCTACCAGAGTCAATTCATGCCGGGCCTGCTGCAATCCGACGACTACGCCCACGCCCTGCTTGCGCCGACGCTGGGCGCGAAGTTGGCCCGGGACTTGACCACAGCCCGGCTGAGTCGGCAGCAGCGCTTCTTCGTTCCCGACGGCCCGTTGCTGTTCGTCGTTCTGGACGAGAGCGCACTGCGGAACGTGGTCGGCAGCCCATCAATAATGCGGGACCAGTGCGCGTTTCTGCTGGCAGCAGGCAAACGGCCGAACATTCGCATCCAAGTGGCCCCATCCGAAAGCCCTCTGGACCTTCCTGCGGCATCCTTCTCGATGATCACGTTGCCCGGGGGTGAGCGGTGGATCTACTCCGAGTCCCTGGACCGGGGGCACTTCAGCAACGATCCGGCCGTCCACACCCGTCACGCCCGAACCTATGATGTGCTCAGGGCCGACGCCCTCTCCGCACT
Encoded proteins:
- a CDS encoding helix-turn-helix domain-containing protein, with product MGRRHDNSGAAATSAALFGELLRHHRERANLSQEQLAARIPCDRSLVTRVEAGTRVPQLPFVTRCDELLGADGMLVSLWSRVNWYPQVDHPDWFRRRAEMDAQAEAVHVYQSQFMPGLLQSDDYAHALLAPTLGAKLARDLTTARLSRQQRFFVPDGPLLFVVLDESALRNVVGSPSIMRDQCAFLLAAGKRPNIRIQVAPSESPLDLPAASFSMITLPGGERWIYSESLDRGHFSNDPAVHTRHARTYDVLRADALSALESAALITGFMEGYSGDGQRLHLGNLGQEQLQRPQRRRLRRGGPRIRGHRRRRRT